The genomic interval TTCCATTGCGTGCCAGTGCATGCGTTCCATTGATCCCTCCGGTTTCGAGTGATAAGAATAAATTCCGGGCAGCGATACAAAGCCGTCGGAAAGGGTCCTTTCCCTCGGCGAACGGCGTCTTCGCGAGGATTGCGGACCCCCCCGCTTTTTTATGGCAAATGCCGGCTTTTTGTCAACAATCCCGGCCCGTCCGCGCCCCCCGCAATACGGCGATTATGAAATGAGATACGTGGCTTGTCAAGCGGATTCTTGGCCGCCTCTCGTGTATAAGGAGCCCGTCCGGAGCAAGGAATATTCCCTCAGTCGTGTATAGGTACGCGCACATCCCGATGAACACCAGGCTTCTCAATGCGAGGGACGGCAGCACCGTGAAAAGCACAATGATGAACGTTTCAATGATCGTCTTTTTCATCGACAGGGCAGGGTGTCAGGAGCGGGGATGACCCGTAAACAAGCCCTGCGGAGCGAATGCCCCGCAGGGGAACGACAACGCGATTATTTGCCTTCGGCGGTAGGATAACCCTTTTTGATCCACTCGGGCAACCCTCCGCGCAGCCAGTTGAGGTTCTTATAGCCGAGGTCCTGCAGCATGACCGCCACTGCCGGAGACCGCCAGCATTTTTCTCCGTTGCAGTAGTTGATGATCACGTCATCCTTCTTGAGTCCCGCGAATTCCGCGAGCGTCGCCTTGTCCAGCAGATCGTCTGAGTTCAGCCGAATTGAGCCGGGAATGCGCTCCTTCTCGAACTCGTCCACCGGCCGGTTGTCCAGGATCACGATCTTCTTTTTCTGGTCGACCATGGCCTTGAGCTCGTCGGCCGTTAGGTTCTTGACGCCCTTTAGTGAGGCCGGCATCTCCTTCTTGTCGCGTTTCAGGATCTTGAATTCATCGACCTGCTTGGCCGCCCCTGCTGAATATTTCGCGTCCACAGCCAAC from Nitrospirota bacterium carries:
- a CDS encoding rhodanese-like domain-containing protein — encoded protein: MKKIAVVCIAFVTAVLVLAGPSLAVDAKYSAGAAKQVDEFKILKRDKKEMPASLKGVKNLTADELKAMVDQKKKIVILDNRPVDEFEKERIPGSIRLNSDDLLDKATLAEFAGLKKDDVIINYCNGEKCWRSPAVAVMLQDLGYKNLNWLRGGLPEWIKKGYPTAEGK